The Acipenser ruthenus chromosome 25, fAciRut3.2 maternal haplotype, whole genome shotgun sequence genome has a window encoding:
- the LOC131701485 gene encoding myotubularin-related protein 14-like isoform X2, translated as MASSSSLFSDGLTASGTTSKKNEEIAELIDCFSKIQYRAKETNSKVERIENRYLELFGKDYKYSIIHNANGEVCGHYPRKIVFLEYESSDHDKRFESTVQVTKLQDLVNRSKMARCRGRFVCPVILYNGKHICRSSTLAGWGELYGRTGYNYIFSGGLEDAGAVSGDVPQEDDDDAVRNRDSQLFDKVRGHDIKLLRYLSVRYICDLMVENKKVKFGLNVTSSEKVDKAQRYADFTLLSVPYPGCEFFKDYKDRDYTAEGLVFNWNQDFVDAPLTIPESLSKNLNINWREYQSWDLVKQTQNYLKLLIHIINIDDKSGLLVHCISGWDRTPLFVSLLRLSLWADGVIHATLEPAEILYLTIAYDWFLFGHMLPDRLSKGEEIFFFCFNFLKHITSEKFSAVKKQRRKNSHFRDTDFTVEDICQLKRKDRGSATSLSSDFSLIQEDSPAAMGSFNYEGVELISAGPQAQAAWRKGRTSSPQNVLWSKHHPLEDKPLYPGVAEAKSSSSSSSNQSENNFMRPGSNPLPVPGSNPLAVPGGRCPPVLERQARLEMVREVFLSAYSATVGLKSSASPSGAITGLLEQFARGVGLRGTNMIV; from the exons ATGGCCTCCTCCTCGTCCCTTTTCTCGGACGGGCTGACAGCCTCTGGAACAACAAGCAAAAAGAATGAGGAGATTGCAGAGCTGATAGACTGTTTCTCAAAAATACAGTACCGAGCTAAAGAAACGAACTCAAAG GTGGAGCGCATTGAGAATCGGTATTTAGAGTTGTTTGGCAAggattacaaatacagtataattcACAATGCAAATGGAGAGGTGTGTGGGCATTACCCTCGGAAGATCGTCTTTTTGGAGTATGAGAGCTCTGACCATGACAAAAG gTTTGAGAGCACTGTGCAAGTTACTAAACTCCAGGACTTGGTGAATCGCAGTAAAATGGCTAGGTGTCGAGGGAGGTTCGTCTGCCCAGTTATCCTCTATAACGGCAAG CACATCTGCCGTTCTTCCACGTTGGCAGGATGGGGAGAATTGTATGGACGAACCGGTTACAACTACATCTTCTCAG GGGGCTTGGAGGATGCGGGGGCCGTGTCGGGTGACGTGCCtcaggaggatgatgatgatgcagtGCG AAACAGGGATTCTCAGCTGTTTGACAAAGTCAGAGGTCATGACATCAAACTGCTCCGATACCTGTCTGTCCGATACATCTGTGACCTGATGGTGGAAAACAAGAAAGTGAAGTTTGGCCTGAA TGTAACTTCCTCTGAGAAGGTGGACAAGGCCCAGCGCTATGCAGACTTCACCCTCCTTTCTGTTCCATATCCAG GCTGTGAATTCTTTAAGGACTACAAAGACAGAGATTACACTGCAGAGGGTCTGGTCTTCAACTGGAACCAG GACTTTGTGGATGCCCCCCTAACAATACCAGAATCCCTTAGCAAGAACTTGAATATCAACTGGAGAGAATACCAG TCATGGGACCTGGTGAAGCAGACACAGAATTATCTAAAGCTGCTAATTCATATTATCAACATTGACG ATAAAAGTGGTTTGCTAGTGCACTGCATATCTGGCTGGGATCGGACGCCTCTGTTTGTTTCGCTCCTGAGACTCTCACTTTGGGCA GATGGTGTGATCCATGCCACTTTGGAGCCAGCAGAAATACTGTACTTGACTATTGCCTATGATTGGTTCCTCTTCGG TCACATGCTCCCCGATAGACTGAGCAAAGGAGAGGAG ATATTCTTTTTCTGCTTCAATTTTTTGAAGCACATCACCTCAGAGAAATTCTCGGCTGTGAAAAAACAGAG GCGGAAAAACTCCCACTTCAGAGATACTGATTTCACAGTAGAAGATATCTGCCAGTTAA AGCGGAAAGACCGGGGCAGCGCCACCAGCCTGAGTAGTGACTTCTCCCTGATCCAGGAAGACTCGCCAGCCGCAATGGGCAGCTTTAACTACGAAGGAGTGGAGCTGATATCAGCAGGGCCTCAGGCACAGGCTGCCTG GAGGAAAGGAAGGACATCATCTCCACAGAATGTGTTGTGGAGTAAACACCACCCACTAGAAGATAAGCCCTTGTATCCAGGAGTGGCAGAGGCCAAGTCCTCCAGCTCTTCCTCTTCGAACCAATCTGAAAACAACTTCATGAGGCCAGGGAGCAACCCATTGCCAGTGCCGGGGAGTAACCCGTTGGCTGTGCCAGGGGGAAG GTGCCCACCAGTCCTGGAGCGGCAGGCCAGATTGGAGATGGTGCGGGAGGTGTTCCTTTCTGCCTACAGTGCCACTGTGGGGCTGAAATCGTCAGCCAGCCCCTCTGGAGCCATCACCGGTCTTCTGGAGCAGTTTGCACGTGGAGTGGGACTGAGGGGAACCAACATGATAGTCTGA
- the LOC131701485 gene encoding myotubularin-related protein 14-like isoform X1, protein MASSSSLFSDGLTASGTTSKKNEEIAELIDCFSKIQYRAKETNSKVERIENRYLELFGKDYKYSIIHNANGEVCGHYPRKIVFLEYESSDHDKRFESTVQVTKLQDLVNRSKMARCRGRFVCPVILYNGKHICRSSTLAGWGELYGRTGYNYIFSGGLEDAGAVSGDVPQEDDDDAVRNRDSQLFDKVRGHDIKLLRYLSVRYICDLMVENKKVKFGLNVTSSEKVDKAQRYADFTLLSVPYPGCEFFKDYKDRDYTAEGLVFNWNQDFVDAPLTIPESLSKNLNINWREYQSWDLVKQTQNYLKLLIHIINIDDKSGLLVHCISGWDRTPLFVSLLRLSLWADGVIHATLEPAEILYLTIAYDWFLFGHMLPDRLSKGEEIFFFCFNFLKHITSEKFSAVKKQRRKNSHFRDTDFTVEDICQLKRKDRGSATSLSSDFSLIQEDSPAAMGSFNYEGVELISAGPQAQAAWRKGRTSSPQNVLWSKHHPLEDKPLYPGVAEAKSSSSSSSNQSENNFMRPGSNPLPVPGSNPLAVPGGRSAGEYARSGSSVSTNYGSWQIVSGCGSINDQGSLTTESPLPFSFQDEGANGRMCPPVLERQARLEMVREVFLSAYSATVGLKSSASPSGAITGLLEQFARGVGLRGTNMIV, encoded by the exons ATGGCCTCCTCCTCGTCCCTTTTCTCGGACGGGCTGACAGCCTCTGGAACAACAAGCAAAAAGAATGAGGAGATTGCAGAGCTGATAGACTGTTTCTCAAAAATACAGTACCGAGCTAAAGAAACGAACTCAAAG GTGGAGCGCATTGAGAATCGGTATTTAGAGTTGTTTGGCAAggattacaaatacagtataattcACAATGCAAATGGAGAGGTGTGTGGGCATTACCCTCGGAAGATCGTCTTTTTGGAGTATGAGAGCTCTGACCATGACAAAAG gTTTGAGAGCACTGTGCAAGTTACTAAACTCCAGGACTTGGTGAATCGCAGTAAAATGGCTAGGTGTCGAGGGAGGTTCGTCTGCCCAGTTATCCTCTATAACGGCAAG CACATCTGCCGTTCTTCCACGTTGGCAGGATGGGGAGAATTGTATGGACGAACCGGTTACAACTACATCTTCTCAG GGGGCTTGGAGGATGCGGGGGCCGTGTCGGGTGACGTGCCtcaggaggatgatgatgatgcagtGCG AAACAGGGATTCTCAGCTGTTTGACAAAGTCAGAGGTCATGACATCAAACTGCTCCGATACCTGTCTGTCCGATACATCTGTGACCTGATGGTGGAAAACAAGAAAGTGAAGTTTGGCCTGAA TGTAACTTCCTCTGAGAAGGTGGACAAGGCCCAGCGCTATGCAGACTTCACCCTCCTTTCTGTTCCATATCCAG GCTGTGAATTCTTTAAGGACTACAAAGACAGAGATTACACTGCAGAGGGTCTGGTCTTCAACTGGAACCAG GACTTTGTGGATGCCCCCCTAACAATACCAGAATCCCTTAGCAAGAACTTGAATATCAACTGGAGAGAATACCAG TCATGGGACCTGGTGAAGCAGACACAGAATTATCTAAAGCTGCTAATTCATATTATCAACATTGACG ATAAAAGTGGTTTGCTAGTGCACTGCATATCTGGCTGGGATCGGACGCCTCTGTTTGTTTCGCTCCTGAGACTCTCACTTTGGGCA GATGGTGTGATCCATGCCACTTTGGAGCCAGCAGAAATACTGTACTTGACTATTGCCTATGATTGGTTCCTCTTCGG TCACATGCTCCCCGATAGACTGAGCAAAGGAGAGGAG ATATTCTTTTTCTGCTTCAATTTTTTGAAGCACATCACCTCAGAGAAATTCTCGGCTGTGAAAAAACAGAG GCGGAAAAACTCCCACTTCAGAGATACTGATTTCACAGTAGAAGATATCTGCCAGTTAA AGCGGAAAGACCGGGGCAGCGCCACCAGCCTGAGTAGTGACTTCTCCCTGATCCAGGAAGACTCGCCAGCCGCAATGGGCAGCTTTAACTACGAAGGAGTGGAGCTGATATCAGCAGGGCCTCAGGCACAGGCTGCCTG GAGGAAAGGAAGGACATCATCTCCACAGAATGTGTTGTGGAGTAAACACCACCCACTAGAAGATAAGCCCTTGTATCCAGGAGTGGCAGAGGCCAAGTCCTCCAGCTCTTCCTCTTCGAACCAATCTGAAAACAACTTCATGAGGCCAGGGAGCAACCCATTGCCAGTGCCGGGGAGTAACCCGTTGGCTGTGCCAGGGGGAAG ATCTGCCGGCGAGTATGCACGCTCCGGTTCTTCAGTCTCCACCAATTACGGCAGCTGGCAGATTGTGTCAGGCTGTGGCAGCATTAACGACCAGGGTAGCCTGACTACTGAATCTCCCCTACCCTTCAGCTTTCAGGATGAGGGCGCCAACGGCAGGAT GTGCCCACCAGTCCTGGAGCGGCAGGCCAGATTGGAGATGGTGCGGGAGGTGTTCCTTTCTGCCTACAGTGCCACTGTGGGGCTGAAATCGTCAGCCAGCCCCTCTGGAGCCATCACCGGTCTTCTGGAGCAGTTTGCACGTGGAGTGGGACTGAGGGGAACCAACATGATAGTCTGA